One segment of Streptomyces sp. NBC_01463 DNA contains the following:
- the pgm gene encoding phosphoglucomutase (alpha-D-glucose-1,6-bisphosphate-dependent): MPQTRAGQQARPEDLTDVARLVTAYYTLHPDPAEPGQRVAFGTSGHRGSSTATAFNEDHIAATSQAISEYRARQGTDGPLFLGADTHALSEPARVTAIEVFAANDVTVLIDAADGYTPTPAVSHAILTYNRGRTSQLADGVVVTPSHNPPGDGGFKYNPPNGGPAASQATGWIQERANEIIAGGLKDVRRLPYVRALAAPTTGTYDFLGTYVADLPSVLDLDAVRAAGVRIGADPLGGASVAYWGRIAEQHRLDLTVVNPLTDPTWRFMTLDWDGKIRMDCSSPYAMASLIGQRDRFQIATGNDADADRHGIVTPDAGLMNPNHYLAVAINYLYAHRDRWPAGAGIGKTLVSSGMIDRVAADLGRRLVEVPVGFKWFVDGLADGSLGFGGEESAGASFLRRDGSVWTTDKDGILLALLASEILAVTGDSPSQHYAALTARFGEPAYARIDAPADREQKAVLARLSPEQVSADTLAGEPVTAVLTSAPGNGAAIGGIKVTTENAWFAARPSGTEDVYKIYAESFRGTEHLAQVQEEAKAVVSAALDA, from the coding sequence ATGCCGCAGACACGAGCCGGGCAGCAGGCACGCCCGGAGGACCTGACCGATGTGGCGCGGCTGGTGACGGCGTATTACACGCTGCACCCCGATCCGGCCGAACCGGGCCAGCGGGTCGCCTTCGGCACCTCGGGGCATCGCGGGTCGTCGACGGCCACCGCGTTCAACGAGGACCACATCGCGGCGACGAGCCAGGCGATCAGCGAGTACCGCGCCCGGCAGGGCACGGACGGACCGCTCTTCCTCGGTGCCGACACCCACGCGCTGTCGGAGCCCGCGCGGGTCACCGCCATCGAGGTGTTCGCCGCGAACGACGTGACCGTGCTCATCGACGCGGCCGACGGCTACACCCCGACCCCCGCGGTCTCGCACGCCATCCTCACGTACAACCGCGGGCGCACCTCGCAGCTCGCCGACGGTGTGGTGGTCACCCCGTCGCACAATCCGCCGGGCGACGGCGGGTTCAAGTACAACCCGCCGAACGGCGGACCTGCTGCGTCTCAGGCGACCGGCTGGATCCAGGAGCGGGCCAACGAGATCATCGCCGGCGGCCTCAAGGACGTGCGCAGGCTGCCGTACGTGCGCGCGCTGGCGGCGCCGACGACCGGGACGTACGACTTCCTGGGCACCTATGTGGCCGATCTGCCGTCGGTGCTCGACCTGGACGCGGTGCGTGCGGCCGGTGTGCGGATCGGCGCCGACCCGCTGGGTGGTGCCTCGGTCGCGTACTGGGGCCGCATCGCCGAGCAGCACCGGCTCGACCTGACCGTCGTCAATCCGCTCACCGATCCCACCTGGCGCTTCATGACGCTGGACTGGGACGGCAAGATCCGGATGGACTGCTCATCGCCGTACGCGATGGCCTCGCTGATCGGACAGCGGGACCGCTTCCAGATCGCCACCGGCAACGACGCCGACGCCGACCGGCACGGCATCGTCACCCCGGACGCGGGGCTGATGAACCCGAACCACTACCTCGCCGTCGCCATCAACTACCTCTACGCGCACCGGGACCGCTGGCCGGCCGGCGCGGGCATCGGCAAGACCCTGGTGTCCTCCGGAATGATCGACCGGGTCGCCGCGGATCTGGGCCGGCGGCTGGTCGAGGTGCCGGTCGGATTCAAGTGGTTCGTGGACGGGCTGGCCGACGGGTCGCTCGGCTTCGGCGGCGAGGAATCTGCCGGGGCCTCGTTCCTGCGCCGCGACGGATCGGTCTGGACGACGGACAAGGACGGCATCCTGCTGGCCCTGCTCGCCTCCGAGATCCTCGCGGTGACGGGCGACTCGCCGTCGCAGCACTACGCCGCGCTGACCGCCCGGTTCGGCGAACCGGCGTACGCCCGGATCGACGCCCCGGCGGACCGCGAACAGAAGGCGGTGCTGGCGCGCCTCTCCCCCGAGCAGGTCAGCGCCGACACCCTGGCGGGCGAACCGGTCACGGCCGTTCTCACCTCGGCACCGGGCAACGGCGCCGCGATCGGCGGGATCAAGGTCACGACGGAGAACGCCTGGTTCGCGGCGCGCCCCTCGGGCACCGAGGACGTCTACAAGATCTACGCGGAGTCCTTCCGGGGCACCGAGCACCTCGCCCAGGTGCAGGAGGAGGCCAAGGCCGTCGTCTCCGCGGCCCTGGATGCCTGA
- a CDS encoding 4'-phosphopantetheinyl transferase superfamily protein, translating to MYQPDVFAFPEEGQSGPSLLPPPGVLSLWRVDVARHCGQAARVAPGILDAGELDRAAHLVVDADRECYVASHVALRILLGARLGVAPGAVPLTREPCPSCGGPHGRPATGGGVHFSLSHTRGVALLAFADVPVGVDVELLPKTGVVSEIAGQLHPAESRELAELPEELRPAAFGRVWTRKEAYLKGEGIGLADGLAAEHVGTGPRPGPGPAGWTITDVRVPTGYAAAVAVRAAGQPAARDGDRRR from the coding sequence GTGTACCAGCCCGACGTGTTCGCGTTCCCCGAGGAGGGACAGTCCGGCCCGTCCCTCCTCCCCCCGCCCGGTGTCCTCTCGTTGTGGCGGGTGGACGTCGCACGGCACTGCGGGCAGGCGGCGCGGGTCGCGCCGGGCATCCTCGATGCCGGAGAGCTGGACCGGGCCGCGCATCTGGTCGTCGACGCCGACCGTGAGTGCTATGTCGCCTCGCATGTGGCCCTGCGGATACTGCTCGGCGCCCGGCTGGGAGTCGCTCCCGGTGCGGTGCCGCTGACCCGGGAGCCGTGCCCGTCGTGCGGCGGCCCGCACGGCCGGCCCGCGACCGGCGGGGGTGTGCACTTCTCGCTGTCGCACACCCGCGGAGTGGCGCTGCTGGCGTTCGCGGACGTGCCGGTCGGAGTGGACGTCGAGCTCCTCCCGAAGACCGGCGTCGTGTCCGAGATCGCCGGTCAGCTGCACCCCGCGGAGTCCCGCGAGCTGGCGGAGCTTCCGGAGGAGCTGCGGCCGGCCGCCTTCGGCCGGGTGTGGACCCGCAAGGAGGCCTATCTCAAGGGTGAGGGCATCGGCCTGGCCGACGGCCTCGCCGCCGAGCACGTCGGCACCGGCCCCCGCCCCGGCCCCGGCCCGGCGGGCTGGACGATCACCGATGTCCGGGTGCCCACCGGATACGCGGCGGCGGTGGCGGTCCGCGCGGCGGGGCAGCCCGCCGCCCGCGACGGCGACCGGCGAAGATGA
- a CDS encoding discoidin domain-containing protein — translation MRTQRWRRRVLSTAVTTSLLMVGGPVLNASAAGGPNIAAGHRTAASSEGSGRDAGNIADGEQSTYWEGSGSSLPQWVQSDLGKVTRIDQVTLKLPADWKSRRQTLSLQGSADGTSFTTLKTSASYTFAPGSSNKVTISVPATRARFVRANITANTAAKNGQLAELEVRAAAESSVNLAAGRTLTASSYTETYIAAHANDGNAGSYWESRNGALPQWIQADLGSSVRVDRVVLRLPDGWETRTQTLKIQSSTNGTDFSDVTQPKAYTFSPTAGETATVSFDATTTRYVRVLVSANSVQPGAQVSELEIYGPESGDTQAPTAPSQLAFTEPATGQIKLTWNASTDNTAVTGYDIYADNALLTSVAGNVTTFTDTRPAGSTVSYYVRAKDAAGNASANSNTVTRTGSGGDTQAPTAPANLSFTEATAGQIKLVWQASTDNKGVTGYDIYANNVLRKSVAGDVTTYTDTQSAGTTVSYTVRAKDAAGNVSGDSNTVTRNGSTGSASNLAVGKPITASSVVHTFVAENANDNSVTTYWEGAGGSYPNTLTVKLGANADTENVVVKLNPDSSWGARTQNIQVLGREQSASAFTSLAAAKDYAFSPGSGNTVTIPVSGRVADVQLKFNSNTGSGAGQVAEFQVLGAPAPNPNLQVNSVTAAPAAPVESDPVTLTATVRNSGSVAAPASKVEFRLGGSKVATASVGALAGGASAQVSADIGPRDAGTYALSAVADPANEVIEQNETDNTYTSTTGLVVKPVASSDLVSTGVSTSPSAPSAGQNVAFSVAIKNQGSVASAAGGHAITLTLLDSKGATVKTLTGTYTGAIAAGATSAPVSLGSWTAVNGSYSVKTVIADDTNELPVKRENNTTTSSLFVGRGANMPYDMYEAEDGVTGGGAQVVGPNRTVGDVAGEASGRKAVTLNSTGNYVEFTTRASTNSLVTRFSIPDSAGGGGIDSKLNVYVDGTFLKAIDLTSKYAWLYGAETGPGNSPGSGSPRHIYDEANMLLGKTVPAGSKIRLQKDAANTSTYAIDFVSLEQATQIPNPDAAAYAVPTGFTHQDVQNALDKVRMDTTGKLVGVYLPAGDYQTASKFQVYGKAVKVVGAGPWYTRFFAPSGQENTDNGFRAEASAKGSSFANFAYFGNYTSRIDGPGKVFDFSNVSDIVIDNVWNEHQVCLYWGANTDSITIRNSRIRNTFADGINMTNGSTDNHVVNNESRATGDDSFALFSAIDSGGADMKNNVYENLTSLLTWRAAGVAVYGGYNNTFRNILIADTLVYSGITVSSLDFGYPMNGFGTDPTTVENVSVLRSGGHFWGSQTFPGIWLFSASKVFQGIRINHVDIVDPTYSGIMFQTNYVGGQPQFPIKDTILTDISISGARKSGDAYDAKSGFGLWANEMPEAGQGPAVGEVTFNGLKLSGNALDVKNTTSTMKININP, via the coding sequence ATGAGAACGCAACGCTGGAGACGGCGGGTCCTTTCCACCGCCGTCACCACGAGCCTGCTGATGGTCGGCGGGCCGGTGCTGAACGCGTCGGCGGCCGGCGGGCCCAACATCGCCGCCGGTCACAGGACGGCCGCGAGCAGCGAGGGCAGCGGCAGGGACGCCGGGAACATCGCCGACGGAGAACAGTCGACGTACTGGGAAGGGTCGGGCAGTTCCCTTCCCCAGTGGGTGCAGAGCGACCTGGGCAAGGTCACCCGCATCGACCAGGTCACCCTGAAGCTCCCCGCCGACTGGAAGAGCCGCCGGCAGACCCTCTCGCTCCAGGGCAGCGCCGACGGCACCAGCTTCACCACACTGAAGACCTCGGCCTCCTACACCTTCGCGCCGGGCAGCTCCAACAAGGTGACGATCTCCGTCCCCGCCACCCGGGCCCGGTTCGTGCGGGCGAACATCACCGCGAACACCGCGGCGAAGAACGGCCAGCTCGCCGAGCTCGAGGTGCGCGCGGCGGCGGAGTCGTCGGTGAACCTCGCGGCCGGCCGCACACTCACGGCCAGCAGCTACACCGAGACGTACATCGCCGCCCACGCCAACGACGGCAACGCGGGCAGCTACTGGGAGAGCCGCAACGGAGCCCTGCCCCAGTGGATCCAGGCCGACCTCGGATCCTCGGTGCGGGTCGACCGGGTGGTCCTGCGGCTGCCGGACGGCTGGGAGACCCGCACCCAGACGCTGAAGATCCAGAGCAGCACCAACGGCACGGACTTCAGCGACGTGACGCAGCCCAAGGCGTACACCTTCAGCCCCACGGCGGGTGAGACGGCGACGGTCTCCTTCGACGCCACCACCACCCGCTACGTACGCGTGCTCGTCAGCGCCAACTCCGTCCAGCCGGGCGCCCAGGTCTCCGAGCTGGAGATCTACGGGCCCGAGTCGGGCGACACCCAGGCGCCGACCGCACCCTCGCAGCTGGCGTTCACCGAACCGGCCACCGGCCAGATCAAGCTGACCTGGAACGCGTCGACGGACAACACGGCCGTCACCGGCTACGACATCTACGCCGACAACGCGCTGCTCACCAGCGTGGCGGGCAACGTCACCACGTTCACCGACACCCGTCCGGCCGGCTCCACCGTGTCGTACTACGTCCGGGCCAAGGACGCGGCGGGCAACGCCTCGGCGAACAGCAACACCGTGACCCGGACCGGGAGCGGCGGCGACACCCAGGCGCCGACCGCACCGGCGAACCTGAGCTTCACCGAGGCGACCGCCGGTCAGATCAAGCTGGTCTGGCAGGCGTCCACCGACAACAAGGGCGTCACCGGGTACGACATCTACGCCAACAACGTGCTGCGCAAGAGCGTGGCCGGCGATGTCACCACCTACACCGACACCCAGTCCGCCGGTACCACCGTCTCGTACACCGTCCGGGCCAAGGACGCTGCGGGCAACGTCTCGGGAGACAGCAACACCGTCACGCGTAACGGCAGCACGGGCTCGGCGTCCAACCTCGCGGTCGGCAAGCCCATCACCGCCTCGTCCGTGGTCCACACGTTCGTCGCGGAGAACGCCAACGACAACAGCGTGACCACCTACTGGGAAGGCGCCGGGGGCAGCTACCCGAACACCCTGACCGTGAAGCTGGGGGCCAACGCCGACACTGAGAACGTCGTCGTCAAGCTCAACCCGGACAGCAGCTGGGGGGCCAGGACCCAGAACATCCAGGTCCTCGGCCGGGAGCAGAGCGCCTCGGCGTTCACCAGCCTGGCCGCGGCCAAGGACTACGCCTTCAGCCCGGGCAGCGGCAACACGGTGACCATTCCGGTCAGCGGCCGGGTCGCCGACGTCCAGCTGAAGTTCAACTCCAACACCGGATCGGGCGCCGGTCAGGTCGCGGAGTTCCAGGTGCTGGGTGCTCCGGCGCCCAACCCGAACCTCCAGGTCAACTCGGTGACGGCGGCCCCGGCCGCGCCCGTCGAGTCGGACCCGGTCACGCTCACCGCGACGGTGCGCAACAGCGGTTCGGTCGCGGCACCGGCGAGCAAGGTCGAGTTCCGGCTCGGCGGCTCCAAGGTCGCCACCGCGTCCGTGGGCGCGCTGGCGGGCGGGGCCTCCGCCCAGGTCAGCGCCGACATCGGTCCGCGTGACGCGGGCACGTACGCACTGAGCGCGGTCGCCGACCCGGCGAACGAGGTCATCGAGCAGAACGAGACCGACAACACCTACACGAGCACGACCGGCCTCGTCGTGAAGCCCGTCGCCAGCTCGGACCTGGTCTCCACCGGGGTCAGCACCTCCCCGTCGGCCCCGTCCGCCGGGCAGAACGTCGCCTTCTCGGTCGCCATCAAGAACCAGGGCTCGGTGGCGTCAGCCGCCGGCGGCCACGCGATCACACTGACCCTGCTCGACTCCAAGGGCGCCACGGTGAAGACCCTCACGGGCACCTACACCGGGGCGATCGCCGCGGGTGCGACCAGCGCCCCGGTGAGCCTGGGCAGCTGGACGGCGGTCAACGGCTCGTACTCCGTGAAGACGGTGATCGCCGACGACACCAACGAGCTGCCGGTGAAGCGCGAGAACAACACCACCACCAGCTCCCTCTTCGTCGGACGCGGCGCCAACATGCCGTACGACATGTACGAGGCGGAGGACGGGGTCACCGGTGGCGGCGCGCAGGTCGTCGGCCCGAACAGGACCGTCGGCGACGTCGCGGGCGAGGCGTCCGGCCGTAAGGCCGTCACCCTCAACAGCACCGGCAACTACGTCGAGTTCACCACCAGGGCGAGCACCAACTCCCTGGTGACCCGCTTCTCCATCCCGGACTCCGCGGGCGGCGGGGGCATCGACTCGAAGCTGAACGTCTACGTGGACGGCACCTTCCTCAAGGCGATCGACCTCACCTCGAAGTACGCGTGGCTGTACGGCGCCGAGACCGGTCCGGGCAACTCCCCGGGTTCGGGTTCGCCGCGGCACATCTACGACGAGGCGAACATGCTGCTGGGCAAGACCGTGCCGGCCGGCAGCAAGATCCGGCTCCAGAAGGACGCGGCGAACACCAGCACGTACGCGATCGACTTCGTCAGCCTGGAGCAGGCGACCCAGATCCCGAACCCGGACGCGGCCGCCTACGCCGTTCCCACCGGGTTCACCCACCAGGACGTCCAGAACGCCCTGGACAAGGTCCGGATGGACACCACGGGCAAGCTGGTCGGTGTCTACCTGCCGGCCGGTGACTACCAGACCGCGAGCAAGTTCCAGGTCTACGGCAAGGCCGTCAAGGTCGTCGGCGCGGGTCCCTGGTACACCAGGTTCTTCGCACCCTCCGGCCAGGAGAACACCGACAACGGCTTCCGCGCCGAGGCCAGCGCCAAGGGCTCGTCGTTCGCGAACTTCGCGTACTTCGGGAACTACACCTCGCGCATCGACGGCCCCGGCAAGGTGTTCGACTTCTCCAACGTCTCGGACATCGTGATCGACAACGTCTGGAACGAGCACCAGGTGTGCCTCTACTGGGGCGCCAACACCGACAGCATCACCATCAGGAACTCCCGCATCCGGAACACGTTCGCCGACGGCATCAACATGACCAACGGCTCGACGGACAACCACGTCGTCAACAACGAGTCCCGGGCCACCGGCGACGACAGCTTCGCGCTGTTCTCGGCGATCGACTCCGGCGGCGCGGACATGAAGAACAACGTCTACGAGAACCTCACCTCGCTGCTGACCTGGCGGGCCGCGGGCGTCGCCGTCTACGGCGGCTACAACAACACCTTCCGCAACATCCTGATCGCGGACACCCTGGTCTACTCCGGCATCACGGTCAGCTCGCTGGACTTCGGCTACCCGATGAACGGCTTCGGGACCGATCCGACCACGGTCGAGAACGTCTCCGTGCTCCGCTCAGGCGGCCATTTCTGGGGCTCGCAGACTTTCCCCGGCATCTGGCTGTTCTCCGCCTCCAAGGTCTTCCAGGGCATCAGGATCAACCACGTCGACATCGTCGACCCGACGTACAGCGGCATCATGTTCCAGACCAACTACGTGGGAGGCCAGCCACAGTTCCCGATCAAGGACACGATCCTGACGGACATCTCGATCTCCGGCGCGCGCAAGAGCGGCGACGCCTACGATGCCAAGTCCGGCTTCGGACTGTGGGCCAACGAGATGCCCGAGGCCGGCCAGGGGCCCGCCGTCGGTGAGGTGACCTTCAACGGCCTGAAGCTCAGCGGCAACGCTCTGGACGTGAAGAACACGACGTCCACCATGAAGATCAACATCAACCCGTAA
- a CDS encoding extracellular solute-binding protein: MRSAGLRRTRRISRASAAALVTALALTSLASCGTSSSKDEDSNSASKGSSDPSAPLDPKAKVTISIDCMPPAAKAAELREWNEDIKTFNQKYPNVTINGKSTPGQCNEPPRFTAMLKGKSQPDVFYAYFSDLQQVLDNDGAEDISAYVTEKSVPALKDIQPQVVDVARKDGKLYGLPTSNYTMGLMINRTLFTQAGLDPNKPPATWDEVRAAAKKIAGLGKGISGYGEYSAGNNGGWHFAATQFGLGGEVVDASGKKAAFNDASGKQVLQQLHDMRWEDDSMGKTQLLKWGDLQKQIASDKLGMFLAAPDDIAYMVQQLGAKYETFGLGPIPGAKGTLFGGNNYLIKKGSSPDQIKAGIAWLNFKNLSPGKGQFDWARTKADKLPVGLPQPNFFLNDSKTKDDAARAANASMPIENFKAFMDNPVQGKAEPPKAQEIYKILDNAMSGVLTNKDADIDKLLSTAEQQVNQVLANQ, from the coding sequence ATGAGAAGTGCTGGGTTGCGCCGCACACGCCGTATCAGCCGTGCCTCCGCGGCTGCCCTTGTCACCGCACTTGCCCTGACCTCGCTCGCCTCCTGTGGCACGAGCAGCAGCAAGGACGAGGACTCGAACAGCGCGTCGAAGGGATCGTCCGACCCTTCCGCCCCGCTCGACCCGAAGGCGAAGGTGACGATCTCGATCGACTGCATGCCGCCGGCGGCCAAGGCCGCGGAGCTGCGCGAGTGGAACGAGGACATCAAGACGTTCAACCAGAAGTACCCGAACGTCACGATCAACGGGAAGTCCACCCCCGGCCAGTGCAACGAGCCGCCCCGCTTCACGGCGATGCTGAAGGGGAAGTCGCAGCCCGACGTCTTCTACGCGTACTTCTCCGACCTCCAGCAGGTGCTGGACAACGACGGGGCCGAGGACATCTCGGCGTACGTCACGGAGAAGTCCGTGCCCGCGCTCAAGGACATCCAGCCCCAGGTCGTCGACGTGGCGCGCAAGGACGGCAAGCTCTACGGCCTGCCGACCAGCAACTACACCATGGGCCTGATGATCAACCGGACGCTGTTCACCCAGGCCGGTCTGGACCCGAACAAGCCGCCGGCCACCTGGGACGAGGTCCGTGCCGCGGCCAAGAAGATCGCGGGCCTGGGCAAGGGCATCTCCGGCTACGGTGAGTACAGCGCCGGCAACAACGGCGGCTGGCACTTCGCCGCCACCCAGTTCGGACTCGGCGGAGAGGTCGTCGACGCCTCCGGCAAGAAGGCGGCCTTCAACGACGCCTCGGGCAAGCAGGTCCTCCAGCAGCTGCACGACATGCGCTGGGAGGACGACAGCATGGGCAAGACCCAGCTGCTCAAGTGGGGCGACCTCCAGAAGCAGATCGCCAGCGACAAGCTGGGCATGTTCCTCGCCGCCCCCGACGACATCGCCTACATGGTGCAGCAGCTCGGCGCCAAGTACGAGACCTTCGGCCTGGGCCCGATCCCCGGCGCCAAGGGCACGCTGTTCGGCGGCAACAACTACCTGATCAAGAAGGGCAGCTCGCCCGACCAGATCAAGGCCGGCATCGCCTGGCTGAACTTCAAGAACCTCTCGCCGGGCAAGGGACAGTTCGACTGGGCCCGCACCAAGGCCGACAAGCTCCCCGTCGGCCTGCCGCAGCCGAACTTCTTCCTCAACGACTCCAAGACCAAGGACGACGCCGCACGCGCCGCCAACGCCTCGATGCCCATCGAGAACTTCAAGGCCTTCATGGACAACCCCGTCCAGGGCAAGGCCGAGCCGCCGAAGGCGCAGGAGATCTACAAGATCCTCGACAACGCCATGTCCGGTGTGCTGACCAACAAGGACGCCGACATCGACAAGCTGCTCTCCACCGCTGAGCAGCAGGTCAACCAGGTTCTGGCGAACCAGTAA
- a CDS encoding sugar ABC transporter permease, with product MSAPTLSSHKATRPRPGHSGPARRDSAREEFLRAVRRNISAHGFLIGAVLCFSFFSWYPMVREFILAFQKTEDGKTTWAGWSNLTYVFNDPAFWQAWRNTVLFTVLALLLGFVVPFVVAVVLNEFRHGQGYLRLLVYLPVMLPPVASVLLFKYFYDPGYGLFNRILEIFHLPAQQWLQDTDTAMLSVVIAATWMNMGGATLIYLAALQGIPGELYEAAELDGAGLLRKVWHVTIPQTRLILSLLLLMQVIATMQVFTEPFLLTNGAGPEGSTTTVVYLIYQYAFNFNNYGSAAALGLVLLVVLAGFSAVYVRLSRSSED from the coding sequence ATGTCGGCCCCTACCCTGTCCTCCCACAAGGCGACCAGGCCTCGTCCAGGACATTCAGGCCCGGCTCGCCGGGACTCCGCCCGCGAGGAGTTCCTGCGTGCCGTGCGCCGCAACATCTCAGCCCACGGCTTCCTCATCGGAGCGGTGCTCTGCTTCTCCTTCTTCTCCTGGTACCCGATGGTCAGGGAATTCATCCTGGCCTTCCAGAAGACCGAGGACGGCAAGACCACCTGGGCCGGCTGGTCCAACCTGACCTACGTCTTCAACGACCCGGCGTTCTGGCAGGCCTGGCGCAACACCGTCCTGTTCACCGTGCTCGCGCTGCTGCTCGGCTTCGTCGTCCCGTTCGTCGTCGCCGTCGTGCTCAACGAGTTCCGGCACGGACAGGGCTATCTGCGCCTGCTCGTCTACCTCCCCGTGATGCTGCCGCCGGTCGCCTCCGTACTGCTCTTCAAGTACTTCTACGACCCCGGGTACGGCCTCTTCAACCGCATCCTGGAGATCTTCCACCTGCCCGCACAGCAGTGGCTCCAGGACACCGACACCGCCATGCTCTCGGTCGTCATCGCGGCGACCTGGATGAACATGGGCGGCGCCACCCTGATCTACCTGGCCGCGCTCCAGGGCATCCCCGGAGAGCTGTACGAGGCGGCGGAGCTGGACGGCGCGGGGCTGCTGCGCAAGGTCTGGCACGTCACCATCCCGCAGACCCGGCTCATCCTCTCGCTGCTCCTGCTCATGCAGGTCATCGCGACGATGCAGGTCTTCACCGAGCCGTTCCTGCTCACCAACGGCGCCGGCCCGGAGGGTTCCACCACCACCGTCGTCTACCTCATCTACCAGTACGCCTTCAACTTCAACAACTACGGCAGCGCGGCGGCACTCGGCCTCGTCCTGCTCGTCGTCCTCGCGGGATTCTCCGCGGTGTACGTACGACTGAGCCGCAGCAGCGAAGACTAG
- a CDS encoding carbohydrate ABC transporter permease, which translates to MASNTLVSRRGSEGRRAERRRAGRAAALGRQRTLISPAQLGRPRGKAFYWIVFALVIILFTVVFLGPLYWMVTGGLKTTQEVVQSPPTAFPSSLHTENYSQAWTVMDLSKLLFNTLYYAFGALAFQLVFDVAAAYSLSKLRPVFGKVILGMMLATLMIPATVLVVPQYLTVLDVPIFQRNLVNSPWAIWLPSVTNAFNIFLLKRFFDSIPRELLDAAAIDGASPLRTLRSIVLPISRPILGVVSIFAVVGVWKDFLWPMLTLPDPSKQTLNVGIYSLASGVPENVLIAALTIASIPTLLIFLLFQRNIMNGLTAGGLKG; encoded by the coding sequence ATGGCATCGAACACGCTAGTCTCCCGGCGCGGGAGCGAGGGGCGCAGAGCGGAACGGCGCAGGGCCGGACGCGCGGCCGCCCTCGGGCGCCAGCGGACCCTCATCTCACCGGCCCAGCTCGGCCGGCCCCGCGGCAAGGCCTTCTACTGGATCGTCTTCGCCCTGGTGATCATCCTCTTCACGGTGGTCTTCCTCGGGCCGCTGTACTGGATGGTCACCGGCGGACTCAAGACCACCCAGGAAGTCGTGCAGAGCCCGCCCACGGCCTTCCCCAGCTCGCTCCACACGGAGAACTACAGCCAGGCCTGGACCGTGATGGACCTGTCCAAGCTGCTGTTCAACACCCTGTACTACGCCTTCGGCGCGCTCGCCTTCCAGCTGGTCTTCGACGTCGCGGCCGCCTACTCGCTGTCCAAGCTGCGGCCGGTCTTCGGCAAGGTCATCCTCGGCATGATGCTGGCCACCCTGATGATCCCGGCCACCGTGCTCGTCGTACCCCAGTACCTCACGGTCCTGGACGTCCCGATCTTCCAGCGCAACCTCGTCAACTCGCCCTGGGCGATCTGGCTCCCGTCGGTCACCAACGCCTTCAACATCTTCCTGCTGAAGCGGTTCTTCGACTCCATCCCACGTGAGCTCCTGGACGCCGCGGCCATCGACGGAGCGTCGCCCCTGCGCACGCTGCGCTCGATCGTCCTGCCGATCTCCCGGCCGATCCTCGGCGTCGTCTCCATCTTCGCCGTCGTGGGGGTGTGGAAGGACTTCCTCTGGCCGATGCTCACGCTGCCCGACCCGAGCAAGCAGACGCTCAACGTGGGCATCTACTCACTGGCCAGCGGCGTACCGGAGAACGTCCTCATCGCGGCGCTCACCATCGCGTCCATCCCGACGCTGCTCATCTTCCTGCTCTTCCAGCGCAACATCATGAACGGTCTGACCGCGGGCGGCCTCAAGGGGTAA